The Candidatus Dormiibacterota bacterium sequence TTTTTGTGCAACATTTCAAAGGAAGTCGACATCCATGTCGATTGCACAAAAATCACAGGTCCCCCAACCCCCGGGCGCTTTACCCGGCCGCTAACGGCGACGGCGCGGAGCGGGCCTAGTAGCGGGCCGACTGCGTTTCACGCGCGTTGCGCTTCTCTTCGAACGCGTGCCTCTCTCCAAGAGCGCGCCGTGGATATCGTCGTCGATGCTCTCGCGTATGGCGCCGATGCGTTCTTGATTCGCATAGACGTTCGGGAAGCGTTGCGCGAGCCACAGGTAGAGCGTGGCCAGACGCGATCGATCTTCGTACAGCAGCAGGCGGTCGCGCGCGGTGACGGCTTGCATCAGCTCGGCGCCGTCGACGATCCCCGCGCTCGCGTGCTGCGCTCCCCATTGCGCGAGGACGTTGAGGCTCTGGCCGCGCGTCGTGACCGGCGCGCGGCTGTAGGTGCAGCGCACCTCGAACGGCAGCGAGAGAAACTCGGGCGAGAGTTCCAGCGCGAGCGCGACCTCGATCGTATCGCCCAGATCCGCGATGCGCAGGCCCGCATCGGTGTCGCGGAGCACGCGCTCTTGGAAGAACTGCAATAGGCGGCCGACGCGATTGGTGCCGATAATCGTCCCGAGGCGGCGTAGATGCTCGTCGGTCGGCGAGATCCAGATCGGCTGCGCCGGGGGCGGCTCGCTCTCACGTTCGATGCTGCGGCGCAAGAGCGCGACGTCGCGTGCGTCCAGCGCGGTCACTAGGCCTTCTTCGTGCATGCCGTAACGGCCGGCACGCCCGGCGATTTGGCGAACTTCTTGCGGCGAGAGCAGGCGCGAAGCGACGCCGTCGTACTTCTCGACTTCGGCGAAGATGATCCGGCGGATCGGCAGATTGAGGCCGAGGCCGATGGCGTCGGTCGCCACGAGTATGTCGGCGGCGCCGCTTCGAAAACGCTCGGCTTCGCGCCGGCGAACGAGCGGTGAGAGCGAGCCGTAGATCGCCGCCGAGGAGTATCCGCGCCGCCCGATCTCCGATTGGAGCTCGACGACGGCCGAACGCGAGAACCCGACGACCGCGTCACCCGGGCGTAATGCCGTTAGCGGCACCGCGGGCACGACGCGCAGGGGATTCTTGCGTTCGAAACGGCGTTCGGTGAGCGTTACGCCCAAGCGTTCCGCCAAGCGGTGCGCTGCGCGTAGGCCTTCTTCGGATCCGCAGAGCACGACGCGCTTGGCGCGGACGCCCGAAATCGCGAGCGTCCAGGCCCAACCGCGCTGCGCGTCCTCGAGCATTTGCGCCTCGTCGACGACCGCGACGTCGACCTCGCGCGAAAGATCGACCATCTCGACGGTGGAACTGGTGTGTTCCGCGTACGGATGGAGGATGCGTTCTTCGCCGGTGACCAGCGACGTCGCGACGTGCAGGTCGCTCAATCGTTCGTAGATTTCGAGCGCCAACAGTCGAAGCGGCGCGAGATAGACGCCGCTCTTCGCGGCCCGCAGCAGCTCGATGGCCGCGTGCGTCTTACCCGAATTCGTCGGACCGACGAAGTATTCGAGGCTGCGTTCCTGCGTCGTAAAGCCTTCGAGGTAGAAGTGCAGGCCGAGCTCGGCCTCGACGCGGTCGTCGATGCGTCGATTCTCCAAGCGCTGATACGTCTGCACGAGTTCTCTGCGAGCGTCTTCGAGCGCGGTGAAAAACGACGGGCGCTCGAAGACGCGCGTCTGCTCGATGTCGTCGGGCTCGGTTAGAATCTTTGCGGCCATGCGTTCCATCATCTCGCCGAACGCCGTGACGGTCGGGTCGATCGCCGCGGCTGCGGCAGCATCACCGGACTCGAGCGTCGGGTCGGCCGGGATGTCGATCGGGACGCCGCCGCGGATCACGACGGTCCGGGGCCCGATCTGGAGCGTTCGCTCGCTGCGGACGAGCACCGACGCCTTATTGACCCATTTCCAGCCCAATCGCTCGACGTGCCTGCGCAGACGCGCGCGCTGCGCGTGCCGATCGGTTAAACGCTCGGCCGTCTCATCGGTTGCCATCACCGTCTATTCGCCACCGGCGCAATCTTTCCGCACCGACCGGCCGCTTGGGTCTTCGAAGTCTGCGCCTTCACGTTGCATCGTGTAGCGTGAGCCGAGGTCCAATCGGCGATAGCGCGGTTTTTGGGTCGGGACCGTCCGCCACCGCGGCGCGGCTCGCCAAGGGCCCCTTCTGAGCCCGCTGAAGAATCGCCCGCGCCGCATTAACGTCCGCATGATCGGCGTGATGACACGCAATGCACACAAACTGCAACCTAGAGCGATTCTCCTTCGCAATATGCCCGCACGCGGCACACGTTTGCGAGGTATACTTCGGATCAACGTAGATGAGGGTGCGGGCGGCGCTTTCAGCCTTCTCCGCAATCAACTGCGCGATCATGCCAAAACCCGCATCGAGCAACGTCCGATTGAGCCCGGCCTTGCCCGCAACGTTGCGGCCGGGTTCTTCGATACTCCCCTTTGCGCTGCGCGTCATATTGCGCAAGCGCAAGTCTTCCAGCACGATGACATCGTTCGCATCGATCAGCGCGCGTGAGACCTTGTGCGCGTAGTCGCGCCGCTGCCGAGCAACCTTCTCGTGCAGGCGTGCGAGCGCATCAATCGCCTTATGCCGGTTCTTCCCGCGCCGTTTACGCTTGGCAACCACGCGCTGCGCCCGCTCAACGCGCAGCCGTGCCTTCGCGACGTGCTTCGGGTTGGCAATGAACTCGCCGTCGCTGGTTGCCAGCAAGACATTCACGCCGCGATCGAGCCCAATCGCGCGCCCGGTTTCCGGCAAAGGCTCGACCGCGCGCTCGCACTCAAACTGGGCGTACCAGCGCCCGAGCTTGCAGACCAGCCACGCTCGGCCATGCGGCGGCACGGCGCGCCCCTTACGCAGCTTCACGCTACCGACGCCCGGAATGCGGACGCGGTGCTGCGTCGCATCGAACTTCAGCGCGCGATCGCCATGCGGATAGGTGATCTGGCGCCAGCGGCGCGCAGCCTTGAAGCGTGGGAAGCCGGGCGTTTCGCCCCGCTTGCATCGCCGAAAGAACGCCTGCATCGCCAGATCCAACCGGCGCAGCATCGCATCTTCGATCTCGCGATAGACCCCGGCAAGATGCGCGGATTCCTTGCGTAGCGCCGTCACCTCGGCGTACTGCATCTTCATCGAGACGCTCACACCACGCAGCCGATACGCGTCTTTACGCTGCTGGAGCGCAGCGTTGTAAAGATGACGCGTGACATGCAAAGCGTGATGAAGCGCTATATCTTGCGAAGATGTCGGATAGAGCCGCACGGTTTCAATGCGCTTCATTCTACGATTATATCAGGCAGAATGCCAACTGGGTGGCCGAGTGAACGCGCAGAGCAGGAGTACACGCCGTGGTGCGTGGCCTTACGGCTAGACGCCTTGCCGCCAACGCGGCGAAATATCATCGCCGCTTGCAACGGAGTCGCTCGCATTCTACTCGCCACCAAGGTCCCGGCGATAGCGACGAAAAAAAGCAAGCATAGAACTTCCACCGTGCTTTTCTACGCTATGGGGAGTCTTTCGATGCGTCGTCTCATCCATCGTCTATGCGCCAATACATTGGCACTCGTCCTGGGCTGCGTTGCGGTGTCGGCATTACCGGTCGCCGCGGCCGCTCCCACCCTTGCACCGCAAACGGTGATGCACGCCCTCTCGTGGCGTAACATCGGGCCCTGGATCGGTGGACGGGTCGTCGCGGTGACCGGCGTCCCGAACGATGCCAACCTCTTTTACATGGGCGCGGTGGACGGCGGCATCTGGAAGAGCACCGACTACGGCAATCGATGGATCAACATCTCCGACGGTACGCTCCCGGGATCGAGCAACAGCATCGGCGCGCTCGCGGTCGCGCAGTCGAACCCGAGCGTCATCTACGCGGGCACCGGCGAGAGCGATATTCGCGGCGACGTCATCACGGGCGACGGCGTTTATAAATCCGTCAATGCCGGCAAGACCTGGACGTACGCAGGCCTTCGCGAGACCCACACGATTAGTTCGCTAGTCGTCGATCCGCACAATCCGAACGTCGTGTACGCATCTTCGATGGGGCACGTCTTCAAGCCGAACGCCGAGCGCGGCGTGTTCAAATCCACCGACGGCGGGGCGAGTTGGCACAAGGTGCTGTTCGTCAATGGCGAGACCGGCGCGATCGACCTGGTCATGGATCCGCACGATCCGCGCACCCTCTATGCGGCGATGTGGCAAGCCAATCGCACGCCGTGGAAACTCACCAGCGGCGGCCCGGGCAGCGGCCTCTACAAAACGACGGATGGCGGTGCGCACTGGAAGAATCTCACGCACAACCCGGGGTACTCGCATGCGATCCTCGGGCGCATCGGCGTAAGCGTTTCCGCAAGCCAACCGAACGTGGTGTACAGCATCACGCAATCCAAGGATGGCGGCGTCTTCAGATCGGCGGACGGCGGTGCAACGTGGACGCGCGTCAACAAGGAATGGAAGTTACGCCAGCGCGCCTTCTACTACATGAGCATCTACGTCGACCCGACGAATCCGAATACGGTCTACGTGCCCAACGTCGACGCTCTCTGGGTCTCGCATAACGGCGGCAAAACGTTCGCGAAGTTGCGCCCGCCTCACGGCGACAACCACATCGTCTGGATCAATCCTCACGATCCGCGCATCTTACTCGAAGGTAACGACGGCGGGGCGACGGTTTCGACCGACGGCGGCACGACGTGGAGCACCGAGCACAATCAGCCGACCGGACAGTACTATCACATCAGCCTGGACGACCAGTTTCCGTTTCACGTCTATGGCGCGCAGCAAGACGAGGGATCGTTCGAAGGGCCAAGCGCCAGCAGCGACGGCATGATCCCCGACGGCGCCTGGCACCGGGTAGCCTACGGAGAGAGCACGTTCGTCGCTCCCGAACCGGGCAACCCGAACGTGACGTACGGCAGCGGCTATTTCAGCATCTTCTTACGCTACGACATGGCGACCGGCCAGTATCAAAGCGTGAGCCCGTGGCCGAATTATCAGGAAGGCTCCGCGTCGCGCGAACTCAAGTATCGCTTCGGATGGACCCATCCGATCATCTTCTCGCCGGTGGATCCGAAACGACTGCTGATCGGCTCGCAGTACGTCTTGCAAAGCGACGACCACGGCGCGACCTGGAAGCGGATCAGCCCCGATCTCACGCGCAACGATCCGCGCACGGAGGCTCCCAGCGGCGGGCCCGTCGATATCGACCAGTCCGGCGCCGAGATCTATCCCGGTATCGCATCGCTGGCCGTTTCACCGCTCGACGGTAACGTGCTATGGGCAGGTTCGGACGACGGATTGATTCACGTCACCACCGACGGGGGTGCGCATTGGCGTGCCACCGCACCGCCGGGGCTGCCCATGTGGTCGGACATCACGTCGATCGAACCGTCGCACACCGCGGCGGGGACGGCCTATCTCACGGCATCACGCTATATGTGGGACGACTTCCATCCCTACGTGTACCGCACGACCGACTACGGCGCGCATTGGACCGCGCTGACCGGCGGCCTGCCGAACGATCAGTATGCGTTCGTCGTCCGCGAAGATCCGA is a genomic window containing:
- a CDS encoding transposase translates to MKRIETVRLYPTSSQDIALHHALHVTRHLYNAALQQRKDAYRLRGVSVSMKMQYAEVTALRKESAHLAGVYREIEDAMLRRLDLAMQAFFRRCKRGETPGFPRFKAARRWRQITYPHGDRALKFDATQHRVRIPGVGSVKLRKGRAVPPHGRAWLVCKLGRWYAQFECERAVEPLPETGRAIGLDRGVNVLLATSDGEFIANPKHVAKARLRVERAQRVVAKRKRRGKNRHKAIDALARLHEKVARQRRDYAHKVSRALIDANDVIVLEDLRLRNMTRSAKGSIEEPGRNVAGKAGLNRTLLDAGFGMIAQLIAEKAESAARTLIYVDPKYTSQTCAACGHIAKENRSRLQFVCIACHHADHADVNAARAILQRAQKGPLASRAAVADGPDPKTALSPIGPRLTLHDAT
- a CDS encoding helicase-related protein yields the protein MATDETAERLTDRHAQRARLRRHVERLGWKWVNKASVLVRSERTLQIGPRTVVIRGGVPIDIPADPTLESGDAAAAAAIDPTVTAFGEMMERMAAKILTEPDDIEQTRVFERPSFFTALEDARRELVQTYQRLENRRIDDRVEAELGLHFYLEGFTTQERSLEYFVGPTNSGKTHAAIELLRAAKSGVYLAPLRLLALEIYERLSDLHVATSLVTGEERILHPYAEHTSSTVEMVDLSREVDVAVVDEAQMLEDAQRGWAWTLAISGVRAKRVVLCGSEEGLRAAHRLAERLGVTLTERRFERKNPLRVVPAVPLTALRPGDAVVGFSRSAVVELQSEIGRRGYSSAAIYGSLSPLVRRREAERFRSGAADILVATDAIGLGLNLPIRRIIFAEVEKYDGVASRLLSPQEVRQIAGRAGRYGMHEEGLVTALDARDVALLRRSIERESEPPPAQPIWISPTDEHLRRLGTIIGTNRVGRLLQFFQERVLRDTDAGLRIADLGDTIEVALALELSPEFLSLPFEVRCTYSRAPVTTRGQSLNVLAQWGAQHASAGIVDGAELMQAVTARDRLLLYEDRSRLATLYLWLAQRFPNVYANQERIGAIRESIDDDIHGALLERGTRSKRSATRVKRSRPATRPAPRRRR
- a CDS encoding glycosyl hydrolase, whose product is MRRLIHRLCANTLALVLGCVAVSALPVAAAAPTLAPQTVMHALSWRNIGPWIGGRVVAVTGVPNDANLFYMGAVDGGIWKSTDYGNRWINISDGTLPGSSNSIGALAVAQSNPSVIYAGTGESDIRGDVITGDGVYKSVNAGKTWTYAGLRETHTISSLVVDPHNPNVVYASSMGHVFKPNAERGVFKSTDGGASWHKVLFVNGETGAIDLVMDPHDPRTLYAAMWQANRTPWKLTSGGPGSGLYKTTDGGAHWKNLTHNPGYSHAILGRIGVSVSASQPNVVYSITQSKDGGVFRSADGGATWTRVNKEWKLRQRAFYYMSIYVDPTNPNTVYVPNVDALWVSHNGGKTFAKLRPPHGDNHIVWINPHDPRILLEGNDGGATVSTDGGTTWSTEHNQPTGQYYHISLDDQFPFHVYGAQQDEGSFEGPSASSDGMIPDGAWHRVAYGESTFVAPEPGNPNVTYGSGYFSIFLRYDMATGQYQSVSPWPNYQEGSASRELKYRFGWTHPIIFSPVDPKRLLIGSQYVLQSDDHGATWKRISPDLTRNDPRTEAPSGGPVDIDQSGAEIYPGIASLAVSPLDGNVLWAGSDDGLIHVTTDGGAHWRATAPPGLPMWSDITSIEPSHTAAGTAYLTASRYMWDDFHPYVYRTTDYGAHWTALTGGLPNDQYAFVVREDPNEPNLLFLGTKNTVYTSFDGGARWQPLSLNLPHVQVRDIAIDTRQGEIAVATHGRAFWILDNLTLLEQLAKQPSLDASTAQLFAPQTAWLTHAYGASEYAKLIPNVGENPPFGATVIFALPKTGAKTPMTLAFTDEKGQLVRRFTLHLGTAKGDVHAGVNRFVWNLRYPDATEVTGFKPPIAAGGLPDTVDGPIVTPGRYAVALTAGGSTITKPFDVALDPRLHATAEDLEARLALQQRIHATLNQLDVTINRAIATRDRLNAAVVSHRVTPAKARPVLAALDTTIHALVQLKIQSSEGSLLHATKLRSHLAYLAADIDLAYLRPTTAQYAVFEDLDHQATVGEASLNAAIARANALL